In Leptodactylus fuscus isolate aLepFus1 chromosome 9, aLepFus1.hap2, whole genome shotgun sequence, the genomic window ATGTTCTACACTATTGGTTTCCGGGACACCGCTCTCTTGGCTTTCTTCCTATCTTTCTGACCGCTTATTTAGTGTATCATTTGCTGGTGCAATTTCTTTTCCGCTTTCCCTTGGGGTtcttcagggctcggtcctctTCTCTCTGTACACAGCCCCTATTGAAAAAACATCAGCTTTCAATATCATATTTATGCTAATGACACCCAGCTGTATACTTCATCCCGTGACATCACCATGCGCTACTACAGAAGGCCAGTGACTCTCTATAATGTATCTAATAccaagtgctgcggaatatgttggtgtcatataaataacattattattattattactattattattattaataataagaagAAACGGTAGTGGCCATTTAAACACATTTATAGTGGTCTTAAGGTTTTGACTAGTTCTTTCATGAATAGGAAAACACAAATAATCCTAGGCAAATGTTTTAAGcagttttttctctttcaggtgcGGGAATGGGAATGACTTCCCCTGTTGCCATTATTAGTTATCCTACAGAGGAAGAGTCTTTGCAACCCAAAGTCAAGGTCATACTTCGAATTCCAAGCCAGTTCCAGGCGGACCCTCCCGTTCCTACAGATGACGACATCCACATTGAGAAGAGAGAAAGACTGAATGTGTATGCCATGTAAGCAAGTAACAGAAAACCTTTACTTCACCTAAAAGATTTCTTCAACTATATTGAATATGTGACTCATCTCCGCCTGTTCTACATTCAGGGTTACCGTCctgaatccgcttaaaaaatgcagagagataagtcctgcaagcaagacaTTTCCATCCaccttttttgggcagaaactgggtggaacctattatagtctatggggtctgcaggtgtccgtgtgtaactgctttttaagccgaTTGGTTTTCCGttcttgggtccccaagcggaaaccgGAAACCTAAAGGcatgtgtgaacttagcataagaAGTTGAATTGACAGAGGGTGCAGCTTTCAAAAATAAGCTACATTTGCAATTCGGGAAGGGAAACTACTGCTGGCATGATGTATTTATATACAATTCCCTCACATATTACACAGCACTCATTACACAGTTATTACCATGTTACATGTGAATTCTCTCACAGAGGTAGAGTCAGTATATTTAGAGTTGCACTATATCCTTATTCCTTCTTCAGTCTTGTTCACATTTATATAACAGCATTTATTtcccctgcaaaaaaaacaaaaaaaaacctgaaattgaACACTAAAGTAACTAAACTTGACTAACTTAAACCCTCTGGTTCACAAAACCATTTCACAATAAATATATAATGTTGATAAAATTTAATTTATTCTCAATTTTGTGGGCTTTTAAAACTAAAATGTCACAGAATTTAAAACTGACTCAGTATCTGTGCACCACCAAATTCTGTCCGTGAGAACAGATCATGTGTGGGTGATAGGACCCAGACTGAACTCAGCCGTGTGCATAGGAGTCACTGTATCATAGTCAGTTATCAAGTGATGAACTCCGGAACTGCCTGTTTGCTTCAGTAATGAACTGATAGGGTAttgtcacatggaggaaaaggtcgcagaaaccttttctgccttgtgaacattccacgcagcatcccgctcctgattaggcccaaatgaatgggcctaaacaggagcatgtctctagccgtggacgccatggctgaatcagccgtggagtcCGTGGCAAGATACGGCATctcacggcatgacactggggcagatgaagggggagagaacagcatgacactggggcaaattaagggggggagaacggcatgacactggggcagatgaaggggggagagaacagcatgacactggggcaaatgaaggggaggagaatggcatgacactggggcagatgaaggggggggagaatggcctgacattggggcagatgaaggggggggagaacggcatgacattggggcagatgaagagggggagaacggcatgacactggagcagattaagggggggagaatggcatgacattggggcagatgaagggggggagaacggcatgacactggggcagatgaaggggggagaacggcataacactggggcagagacggggggacatgaaaatgtggtcagatgaagagggacaatggcatgaaactggggacagagatggagggggggcatgaaactaggggcagatgaagggtgtatatgaaactggggagagatggagggggacatataatttacgggtgactgtaggaggattatactgtgtggaatcacatgaaaaatgaatgagaatgggcggagtcaacataaaagtggtctTCAAAAGTTGCGAGGTACAGGTTAGAAGCGCGagacccccggtaagtagggccccgccaaagtcaattgcccagggccccgcaaaccctggatctgccactgcATCAGAGGTGTAGTTCCTGAAGTCTAAGCTTTTCTATTAGCACTATTGCTCATTCAGGTAATTTGTTACTGTCTACAGAGAGCTCAATTTTGGCGCTGCTCCCCCTCTGCATTTGCACTTCAAATAGCAGAAGAGAAACAGGCTAGGTCTCTGTTCTTTTTCAGATTCCTCTTTTAATAGTATTTTGCTCCCTCTGTGCTGCAAAAAAGACGCCATACAAACCTCTGTACACGGAAACATTTTAAAAGTTCTGGTTATCACAGTATGGCGactccaacttcccagtacatcatgtgAAATATTACATGTTATTACAAAATACCTGCAGTAGCCTGCAAAAAATAACCCCTCAAACGGCTCTGTGAACACAAAAATAATGCTTATGGTTTTTGGAAGGTgggtagtaaaaaaacaaaatgaaaaacaaaaagtgGCTGTGAAGGGAAGGGATTACGGTAAATATTGGTGATAGAAAGGTGTGTGCAGCATATAGTTAGCAACAGGATCTGGGCACCCACAGTTTGGAGAAGTTTTATAGAATACTGAATACTCCTTCTCTCTGTTCTCACCTACAGGCAGTTTGGAGGATATGCTAAAGAAACAGACTATGTATCACATGCAGAAAAACTTAGATCCTGTCTTGGGCCAGAGGCATCTTACCACAAAGACTACTATATTTGCTGCGGCTATGACCCACCCATGAAACCTTATGGAAGACGAAATGAAGTTTGGTTTGTTAAGAACGACTAAAATGTTTGCAAGCCTGTACAATAGTAACTACATGGAGACTTTTGTAAACAATAAATTGAAAACAAGTTTCACATAAATGAGGTTTCATCTATTTTGGGCCAAAATTATTTTGGGTTCTAGTTCTTTTTACATTGTAAAATCCAAAATATACCTTAAAAATTATTAGATGAAATTGTTGAGAAATttgatatatattattataatctaAATATGGAGCAGACTCAACTAATTTAAAAAAGCATTGGACAAAGGCCATGCATATACTGTAAGCATCTGATGTAGAATCAACACAATGGGCAACAaaggtacagtataatacagaggaattGGGTTTCATAAACCCTTATAGCATGCTGTAGCAACGACGATATCATTTACAAATCGGAGAGAATATCTATAGTTCTATAATATCCAGAACATTTTTATGTTGGTCAGCAGAGGTTGAAAGCCATGTCTCAGCACACCCTTCTGAAACCAGCAGgccatacatatacagtcctatgaaaaagtttgggcacccctattaatcttaatcatttttagttctaaatattttggtgtttgcaacagccatttcagtttgatatatctaataactgatggacacagtaatatttcaggattgaaatgaggtttattgtactaacagaaactgtgcaatatgcattaaaccaaaatttgaccggtgcaaaaatatgggcacctcaacagaaaagtgacattaatatttagtagatcctccttttgcaaagataacagcctctagtcgcttcctgtagcttttaatcagttcctggatcctggatgaaggtattttggaccatttctttctacaaaacaattcaagttcagttaagtttgatggtcgccgaacatggacagcccgctctcaaatgatctgaaaacaaagattgttcaacatagttgttcaggggaaggatacaaaacgttgtctcagagatttaacctgtcagtttccactgtgaggaacatagtaaggaaatggaagagcacagggacagttcttgttaagcccagaagtggcaggccaagaaaaatatcagaaaggcagagaagaagaatggtgagaacagtcaaggacaatccacagaccacctccaaagagctgcagcatcatcttgctgcagatggtgtcactgtgcatcggtcaactatacagcgcactttgcacaaatagaagctgtatgggagagtgatgagaaagaagccgttcctgcacgtacgccacaaatagagttgcctgaggtatgaaaaagcacatttggacaaggcagcttcattttggaaacaaaaattgagttgtttggttataaaaaaaggcgttatgcatggcgtccaaaaagaaacagcattccaagaaaaacacatgctacccactgtaaaatttggtggaggttccatcatgctttggggctgtgtggccaatgccggcatcgggaatcttgttaaagttgagagtcgcatggattccactcagtatcagcagattcttgagaataatgttcaagaatcagtgacgaagttgaagttacgccggggatggatatttcagcaagacaatgatccaaaacaccgctccaaatcctcaggcattcatgcagaggaacaattacaatgttctggaatggccatcccagtccccagacctgaatatcattgaacatctgtgggatgatttgaagcgggctgtccatgctcggcaaccatctaacttaactgaacttgaattatttgtccaaaatacctttatccaggatccaggaactgattaaaagctacaggaagcgactagaggctgttatctttgcaaaaggaggatctactaaatattaa contains:
- the HEBP1 gene encoding heme-binding protein 1, translating into MFGMIKNSLFGGVELNNGTLIQKQEKDGMTFEERTYDGGNFAAVEVADKPFDEASKECVLKLLKYVGGSNDKGAGMGMTSPVAIISYPTEEESLQPKVKVILRIPSQFQADPPVPTDDDIHIEKRERLNVYAMQFGGYAKETDYVSHAEKLRSCLGPEASYHKDYYICCGYDPPMKPYGRRNEVWFVKND